Proteins encoded within one genomic window of Tigriopus californicus strain San Diego chromosome 12, Tcal_SD_v2.1, whole genome shotgun sequence:
- the LOC131892002 gene encoding delta-like protein C, whose translation MTGRVSRCLALLVVSVNLANGDKLLSSIGNGGSRRFVFTPLRNDELPCVAENLRQSHRYICDDEANVICLSGWKEDPDWSKRDLRNPCPIPICDYHGDTCQHGQCVRPDVCACEVGWQGHLCDTCIPLPGCVHGSCNATFECNCDLNDQGAPMWEGAFCDQPACPDCHPDHGFCFEPFECQCHEGWQGPDCQECVKLPGCFHGSCEDGKPHSCQCDEGWTSHLCDQPQCGDGCHHKNGFCIEPDTCICKAGWQGSDCSECVP comes from the exons ATGACTGGCCGTGTTTCAAGGTGCTTGGCTCTCCTGGTTGTCTCCGTGAATCTGGCCAATGGTGATAAACTTTTGTCTTCCATTGGAAATGGCGGATCCCGACGATTCGTCTTCACTCCCCTTCGAAACGATGAGCTTCCTTGTGTGGCTGAAAACCTTCGT CAATCCCATCGTTATATTTGCGACGACGAGGCCAACGTGATTTGTCTCTCTGGATGGAAGGAAGACCCAGATTGGTCCAAAAGAGATTTACGGAATCCGTGTCCAATTCCGATTTGTGATTATCACGGAGACACTTGTCAACACGGTCAATGTGTCCGACCAGATGTTTGCGCTTGTGAAGTGGGATG GCAAGGTCATCTTTGCGATACCTGCATTCCTCTGCCTGGTTGTGTGCACGGATCTTGCAATGCCACATTTGAGTGCAATTGTGATCTCAATGATCAAGGAGCGCCAATGTGGGAAGGTGCTTTTTGCGATCAAC CTGCTTGCCCGGATTGTCATCCAGACCACGGATTTTGCTTCGAACCATTTGAATGCCA ATGTCATGAAGGATGGCAAGGGCCAGATTGTCAAGAGTGTGTGAAATTGCCAGGATGTTTTCATGGCTCTTGTGAAGATGGCAAACCCCATTCTTGTCAATGTGATGAAGGTTGGACAAGCCATCTCTGCGATCAGCCTCAATGCGG TGACGGTTGCCACCACAAGAACGGATTTTGCATCGAG CCTGACACTTGTATTTGTAAGGCCGGATGGCAAGGATCAGATTGCTCCGAGTGTGTTCCTTAA